A genome region from Primulina eburnea isolate SZY01 chromosome 9, ASM2296580v1, whole genome shotgun sequence includes the following:
- the LOC140840810 gene encoding uncharacterized protein translates to MATRGKGRGRHRQNVPVAQDQGSATHTQMDITPTPMEILLARFQSLHPPMLKGTENALECENWLENMDQLFESLEYLDDRRIKLVVHQLLDVAKSWKDRGAEFANLKQGNLNIEDYVVKFLNLLIFSPHVASDEEAKADHFINGLNPDIFTVVNTGRPNTFAEALDRAKRAETGIIRQRGSQYSQRPQQPQFQQQFRQGNTGGNSGNIREQLKARGKQFKRHGSNFLSSSGSRQSGSVQSTGYLCPTCGQCGGRHYTDQCRGVFGACHLCNQVGHYARVCPHRGSDISQSGGSSRQTPHQNHQTPTVHSYQQSNRSDQNKQSGIHRGGQPRRQQARVFSVNEDEAHNAPDNVIAGNCFLSGYPDYVLMDTGASHSFIAEHFVTLHSLHSMLLSTTISISTPLGKVMRSSEMISGYEFRYEDNVIELDCIVLEMSDFDCIVGIDMLTRYKVDVDCFQKIVKFRPDMTDHLTFYGKGSRAKIPLIYVLSMTRLLQKGAECFLVYAINISRSVPKLADIPIFSEFLDVFPDEIPGFPPVREIDFNIELMPDKFVVIFIDDILIYSKSEFEHAEHLRAVLQILRTKKLYAKLSKCEFWLDRVVFLRHVISSAGISVDPSKFEAVINCSRPTSAPENGRVVAYASRQLKPHESKYPVHEMELAVVFALKIWRHYLSVSDLVEECCFSGLDFVVDTPPVKVFMIQAEPYFLVKIKEAQRLDQSIQKSVELVKSKHQSQYHVNNEGILFVNDRIVVPNISKLRVQILRDAHCSKFSVHPGSKKMYNDLKKQFWWKRMKSNTAEFVSRCLNFQPVKAERKRPGGLLHSLKDSLPLVEFSYNNSYQVSIGMSPFEALYGRKCRSPLYWDVLSEASIVGPDMIRDMKEKVKLIQSRMRAAQDRQAKYANIRRRPLIFDKGDRVFLKISPFRGTVRFGKKSKLSSRFIGPYEILESVGDLAYRLALPPALSGVHDVFHVSMLRKYHPDPSHVLPPDEVELDQTLSYIERPIQILDRKDKQLRNKLIPLIKVQWNRHGVEEATWELKDKMRQKYPELFKCSMFLFSILLSVLIIIS, encoded by the exons ATGGCTACTCGTGGTAAAGGTCGTGGTAGACATAGACAGAACGTACCAGTGGCACAAGATCAGGGCAGTGCTACTCATACTCAGATGGATATAACtccgactccgatggagatactGTTAGCCAGATTTCAGTCTTTGCACCCACCGATGTTGAAGGGTACTGAGAATGCGTTAGAGTGTGAAAACTGGTTGGAGAATATGGATCAATTATTTGAATCTCTTGAGTATCTAGATGATCGTAGAATCAAATTAGTTGTTCACCAGTTATTGGATGTTGCTAAGAGTTG GAAAGAtaggggagccgagtttgcaaatttaAAGCAGGGAAATCTGAATATTGAGGACTATGTTGTTAAGTTCTTGAATTTACTGATATTTTCTCCTCATGTAGCATCCGATGAAGAAGCTAAGGCCGATCATTTCATAAATGGTCTTAATCCTGATATATTTACCGTGGTTAATACTGGAAGGCCTAACACTTTTGCTGAGGCTCTTGATCGAGCCAAGAGAGCTGAAACTGGAATCATTAGGCAGAGAGGTTCTCAATATTCGCAAAGACCCCAACAGCCACAGTTCCAACAGCAGTTCAGACAGGGTAATACTGGCGGTAACAGTGGCAACATAAGAGAGCAGCTCAAGGCTAGAGGCAAACAATTTAAGAGGCATGGCAGTAATTTTTTGAGTTCTAGTGGATCAAGacagtctggttcagttcagagcACTGGTTATTTATGCCCGACTTGTGGTCAGTGCGGTGGTAGACATTATACCGATCAGTGTAGAGGAGTTTTTGGAGCTTGCCATTTGTGTAACCAGGTGGGACActatgctcgagtgtgtcctcaTCGTGGCAGTGATATATCTCAGAGTGGGGGATCATCGAGACAGACACCTCACCAGAACCACCAGACCCCTACAGTTCATTCCTATCAACAGTCAAACCGATCAGATCAGAACAAGCAGAGTGGTATCCACAGGGGAGGACAACCACGTAGACAGCAGGCCCGGGTTTTTTCAGTCAATGAGGATGAGGCACATAATGCTCCAGATAATGtaattgcaggtaattgttttctcTCAGGTTATCCTGATTATGTTTTGatggatactggtgcatcacatagtTTCATAGCTGAGCACTTTGTCACATTGCATTCATTGCATTCTATGCTGTTATCAACTACAATATCTATTTCTACTCCACTGGGAAAAGTGATGAGGTCATCTGAAATGATAAGTGGTTATGAATTTCGTTATGAAGATAATGTCATTGAGCTTGATTGCATTGTGTTGGagatgtctgattttgactgcatagttggtattgacatgTTGACAAGATACAAGGTTGATGTAGACTGTTTTCAGAAGATTGTTAAATTTAGGCCTGATATGACAGATCACTTGACgttctatggtaagggttctcgagctaagATTCCTTTGATATATGTTTTGTCGATGACTcgtttgttgcagaaaggagcagaatgttTCTTGGTTTATGCAATTAATATTTCAAGGTCAGTACCTAAATTGGCAGATATTCCAATTTTTAGTGAATTTTTagatgtatttccagatgaAATTCCAGGATTTCCTCCAGTTCGAGAGATTGATTtcaacattgagttgatgccag ATAAATTTGTTGtgatcttcattgatgatattcttatttattcaaaatctGAATTTGAGCATGCCGAGCACTTAAGAGCTGTTTTGCAAATTTTGAGAACTAaaaagttgtatgctaaattatccaaatgcgaattttggttggatAGAGTGGTTTTCCTTAGACATGTGATTTCAAGtgctggtatatcagttgatccgagtaaattTGAGGCAGTCATCAATTGTTCTAGACCGACATCAGCTCCTGAG AATGGCCGTGTGGTTGCCTATgcttcaagacagttgaagcctcatgagtcTAAATACCCAGTGCATGAAATGGAACTAGCAGTGGTTTTTgccttaaagatttggcgtcactacTT AAGTGTATCTGATTTAGTAGAAGAATGTTGTTTCTCTGGTTTGGATTTTGTGGTAGATACTCCACCTGTAAAAGTATTTATGATTCAAGCAGAGCCatattttcttgtaaaaattaAAGAGGCCCAAAGGTTAGATCAAAGcattcagaaatcagttgaactcgtcaaatcaaaacatcaatcACAATATCATGTCAATAATGAGGGTATTTTGTTTGTGAATGATCGTATTGTAGTTCCTAATATTTCAAAGTTGAGGGTACAGATTTTGCGGGATGCTCATTGTAGTAAATTCAGTGTACACCCTGGAAgtaaaaagatgtacaatgatttgaagaaacaattttggtggaaaagaATGAAATCTAACACAGCAGAATTTGTATCTCGTTGTTTGAATTTTCAACCAGTGAAAGCAGAAAGGAAGCGACCAGGGGGTCTTTTGCATAGCCTTAAG GATTCGTTACCACTTGTCGAGTTTTCTtataacaacagttatcaaGTGAGCATTGGAATGTCACCATTTGAAGCACTATACGGCAGGAAGTGTCGATCTCCTCTATATTGGGACGTTTTATCTGAAGCATCAATTGTAGGACCTGATATGATAAGAGATATGAAAGAGaaggtgaaattgattcagagtcGTATGCGAGCTGCTCAGGATAGGCAGGCTAAGTATGCAAACATCAGGAGACGACCATTGATTTTTGATAAAGGTGACAgagtttttctgaaaatatctCCTTTCCGTGGTACAGTTAGATTTGGAAAGAAGAGTAAATTATCATCAAGATTCataggtccgtatgagattttgGAAAGTGTTGGTGATTTGGCTTATAGATTAGCTCTTCCTCCTGCATTATCAGGtgttcatgatgtttttcatgtgtctatgttgaggaaatatcatCCAGATCCTTCTCATGTACTTCCACCTGACGAGGTTGAGTTAGATCAAACTTTGAGCTATATTGAGAGaccgattcagattctagacAGAAAAGATAAGCAACTCAGAAATAAATTGATACCGTTGATTAAAGTACAATGGAACAGACATGGTGTCGAGGAGGCAACTTGGGAATTAAAAGACAAAATGAGACAGAAATATCCAGAGTTATTCAAATGTAGTATGTTTCTATTTTCGATCTTACTTTCAGTATTGATCATTATATCGTAG